One stretch of Juglans microcarpa x Juglans regia isolate MS1-56 chromosome 3D, Jm3101_v1.0, whole genome shotgun sequence DNA includes these proteins:
- the LOC121253845 gene encoding uncharacterized protein LOC121253845 → MMAEKEQSPYPLAPAIGYVRSDTEAVRAHPEDLRKKKRMKCIAYIAAFAVFQTIIILVFVLTVMRIKSPKFRVRAASFTGNFDITNSSYNLQMNAQFTVKNPNFARFKYEYGTVRFAQNGVTVGEANINEARVRARSTKRVNATVFLNSSNNNPALTGDIVYGRLPLTISSKLEGKVHLMKVFKKKKSAQMYCTMFVNLGMHEIQNLTCK, encoded by the coding sequence ATGATGGCAGAAAAGGAACAATCACCCTATCCCTTGGCACCGGCCATTGGATACGTCCGAAGTGACACGGAGGCGGTCAGGGCACACCCCGAAGATCTTCGTAAAAAGAAGCGCATGAAGTGCATAGCATATATTGCTGCTTTTGCGGTTTTCCAAACCATAATCATATTGGTCTTTGTCCTGACCGTGATGCGCATCAAAAGTCCAAAGTTCCGGGTTCGTGCTGCCTCATTTACTGGCAATTTTGATATCACGAACTCTTCGTATAACTTGCAGATGAATGCTCAATTCACAGTAAAGAACCCCAATTTTGCTCGCTTCAAATATGAATATGGCACTGTTCGATTTGCCCAAAACGGTGTGACTGTTGGTGAGGCCAATATCAACGAGGCACGAGTCAGGGCTCGATCAACCAAAAGGGTAAATGCTACAGTATTCTTGAATTCATCTAACAACAATCCTGCATTAACGGGTGATATAGTTTATGGTCGTTTGCCACTGACCATCTCCTCAAAGTTGGAGGGAAAAGTGCACCTGATGAAGGTtttcaagaagaagaaatctgcTCAGATGTATTGCACCATGTTTGTTAATCTCGGAATGCATGAAATCCAGAATTTGACATGCAAGTGA